From a single Metopolophium dirhodum isolate CAU chromosome 6, ASM1992520v1, whole genome shotgun sequence genomic region:
- the LOC132946151 gene encoding pre-mRNA-processing factor 17 translates to MLNLKEYGSSSDEEGLTKDETPLETPFNNEISVHELSAKFAVNAAPNVLPPAHDTSVQYLDVGTKEITRNMKYEEIFTPVAGPENPFLTQQQKAPKNMMTGFVEKAHISDFMFETQRRTFHSFGYALDPTVDSNEIIGRKPDDTDEFKTVFESVPKRPADKRKRHKNDKPEDIDGYLGPWGCYVDEEKISKPEGEDAIAIEEFLAKKHKRGKKVEDKSFKEKSILHIKDPVDYQGRSFLHIPQDVGVNLKSNAPPDRCFLPKAHIHTWQGHTKGISAIRWFPRSAHLLMSCSMDCRVKLWDVYRDRKCIRTYIGHTQAVRDTCFNNKGTKFLSAAYDRYVKLWDTETGDCIKSFTNHKVLYCVKFNPEEEKQHLFVAGTADKKIVCWDTRSGNIVQEYERHLGAVNSITFVDENRRFVTTSDDKSLRVWEWDIPVDMKYIADPTMHSMPSVTIAPNKKWLACQSMDNKIVIFSAMNRFKVNRKKSFSGHMVAGYACSLDFSPDMSYLVSGDADGKVFIWDWKTSRLYTKWKAHDNVCIAALWHPHEPSKVATAGWDGLIKYWD, encoded by the exons atgttgaatttaaaaGAATACGGTAGCAGTAGTGACGAAGAAGGTCTAACGAAAGATGAAACACCTCTAGAAACaccttttaataatgaaataagtgTTCATGAATTAAGTGCAAAGTTTGCAGTAAATGCAGCTCCAAATGTTTTGCCACCT gcaCATGATACATCGGTTCAGTATCTTGATGTTGGAACTAAAGAAATCACTCGGAATATGAAGTATGAAGAGATTTTTACACCAGTCGCAGGACcagaaaatcctttcttaacGCAACAACAAAAAGCGCCTAAGAACATGATGACTGGATTTGTTGAGAAAGCACATATTAGCGATTTCATGTTTGAAACTCAAAGAAGAACATTTCATAGTTTTG GTTATGCTTTGGATCCTACAGTCGATTCCAATGAAATTATTGGTCGTAAGCCAGACGATACCGATgaatttaaaacagtttttgaaTCTGTGCCGAAAAGGCCAGCTGATAAAAGAAAACGTCATAAAAATGACAAACCAGAAGATATTGATGGATATCTAGGACCTTGGGGATGTTATGTTGATGAGGAGAAAATATCAAAACCAGAAGGA GAAGATGCTATTGCTATTGAGGAATTCCTTGCCAAAAAACATAAACGCGGCAAAAAAGTTGAAGATAAAAGCTTCAAAGAAAAATCAATTCtacata ttaAAGATCCTGTTGATTATCAAGGGCGTTCATTTTTACATATTCCACAAGATGTAGGTGTTAATCTTAAATCAAATGCGCCTCCTGATAGATGTTTCCTTCCTAAAGCACATATACATACATGGCAGGGTCATACCAAAGGTATATCAGCTATTAGATGGTTCCCGAGGTCTGCTCATTTACTTATGTCTTGCAGCATGGATTGTAGAGTTAAG ttatgggATGTCTATAGAGATAGAAAGTGTATTCGAACTTATATAGGTCATACACAAGCAGTCagagatacatgtttcaacaaTAAAGGAACAAAATTTTTATCAGCAG cATATGATCGGTATGTTAAATTATGGGACACAGAAACTGGAGACTGCATAAAAAGTTTTACAAATCATAAAGTACTGTATTGTGTAAAATTCAACCCGGAAGaagaaaaacaacatttatttgttgCTGGTACTGCTGATAAGAAAATTGTTTGT TGGGACACTAGATCAGGAAATATTGTTCAAGAATATGAACGACATTTGGGAGCAGTGAACAGTATCACCTTTGTTGATGAAAATAGGCGATTTGTCACAACATCTGATGATAAAAGTCTCCGTGTTTGGGAATG ggaCATACCAGTGGATATGAAGTATATAGCTGATCCAACCATGCATTCAATGCCAAGTGTAACAATTGCACCAAATAAAAAATGGCTAGCTTGTCAAAGTAtggataataaaatagttatattttcgGCAATGAATCGTTTCAAAGTGAATAGAAAAAAGAGTTTTTCTGGTCATATGGTGGCAGGGTATGCCTGTTCATTAGACTTTTCACCTGATATGag TTACCTAGTCTCAGGAGATGCTGATGGAAAAGTATTTATTTGGGATTGGAAAACTAGTCGTTTGTATACAAAATGGAAAGCACACGACAACGTGTGTATTGCTGCGTTATGGCATCCACATGAGCCTAGCAAAGTGGCAACTGCTGGATGGGATGGACTGATCAAATATTGGGATTAA